The following coding sequences are from one Diabrotica virgifera virgifera chromosome 2, PGI_DIABVI_V3a window:
- the LOC126880825 gene encoding uncharacterized protein LOC126880825 codes for MPMKASDFRQLYRKRDIIEQRLNNFIKFIESMTNIAINDLSEDHFSQIELNTERTESLFTEFDEIQMSIELNCQDQDIQQEYAKRQRLDTIFSKTLSRARTMLKRKCSDLSSSQSKRLDISHEYSGLEGVKLPPIQLPVFHGDYLKWIEFKDTFEGLIHNNKILADIQKYHYLRASLKDDALKIIQSLDFSAQNYNSAWQTLCNRFDNSRMLVNNHLKALFEIENLNKESALGLRSMIDSVKKHLFALKSLQLPTEHWDAIMVYLVSGKLDKFSSREWEKRKIDNSLPSLNEFLEFLKNRADFLETIELSNVTKPDYKSNYQDKRSRSLLTSKSRSCNFCKQNHLIYLCEEFLKLSVAQRWDKIKQLNLCRNCLCTGHSYKQCKSFGCKICKAKHSSLLHENKPSDIHVKENSSINFNPNNDSENEPNKVKCQLILQKIMLIEMRLF; via the coding sequence ATGCCTATGAAAGCTTCTGATTTTCGTCAATTATATCGCAAAAGAGATATAATTGAACAAagattaaacaattttattaaatttatagaGTCGATGACAAATATCGCGATTAATGATTTAAGCGAAGACCATTTTTCGCAGATAGAATTGAATACAGAAAGAACTGAAAGTTTGTTTACTGAATTTGATGAAATCCAAATGTCAATTGAATTAAATTGTCAGGATCAAGATATTCAACAAGAGTATGCGAAAAGACAACGATTAGATActatattttcaaaaactttgTCTAGAGCAAGAACGATGTTAAAAAGAAAATGTTCCGATTTATCCAGTTCACAGTCGAAAAGGTTAGACATAAGCCATGAATATAGTGGATTAGAAGGTGTCAAATTACCTCCTATTCAGTTACCTGTCTTTCATGGGGACTATTTGAAGTGGATTGAGTTTAAAGATACTTTTGAAGGGTTAattcataataataaaatattggcagatattcaaaaatatcattatttaCGTGCGAGTTTAAAAGATGATGCATTGAAAATTATACAAAGTTTAGATTTTTCTGCACAAAATTACAATTCTGCATGGCAGACTCTATGCAACAGATTTGACAACTCTCGGATGTTAGTAAACAAtcatttaaaagctctttttgagattgaaaatttaaataaagaatcTGCATTAGGTCTTAGAAGCATGATAGATTCAGTTAAAAAGCATTTATTCGCTTTAAAATCACTTCAACTACCGACTGAACATTGGGATGCTATTATGGTGTATTTGGTAAGTGGTAAATTGGATAAATTTAGTTCTAGGGAAtgggaaaaaagaaaaatagataattCTTTGCCAAGTTTAAACGAATTTCTTGAATTCTTGAAGAATCGTGCTGATTTTTTGGAAACTATAGAGTTAAGCAATGTGACAAAACCGGATTATAAATCTAATTACCAAGATAAACGCTCTAGATCTCTGCTAACTAGTAAAAGCAGaagttgtaatttttgtaaacaaaatcaTTTGATTTACCTATGTGAAGAATTTCTTAAACTTTCAGTAGCCCAAAGATgggataaaataaaacaattaaatttATGCCGAAATTGTTTATGTACCGGACATTCCTACAAACAATGTAAATCGTTCGGTTGTAAGATATGTAAAGCCAAACACAGTTCTCTTTTACATGAAAATAAACCATCTGATATTCATGTTAAAGAAAACAGTTCAATTAATTTCAACCCGAACAATGATTCCGAGAATGAACCAAATAAAGTTAAGTGTCAACTAATACTTCAGAAAATAATGTTAATAGAAATGagattgttttaa